The Streptomyces sp. GSL17-111 region CGGGGGCGTCATCGTCGTCGAGGATCTGCACTGGGCCGACGAGGGGACGCGGGACCTGGTCCGCTTCCTGGTGGACGACCCGCCCGAGGGGCTGAGCACGGTCCTGAGCTACCGGCGCGAGGAACTGCCGGGGACGGGGCTGCCGCTGGGCCGTGCCTACCGGCAGCCGCCGGGGACGACGGCGGTGCTCGTGCCACTCGGCCCGCTCGACGTCACCGGGGTACGCAGCATGACGGCGGCGCTGACCGGGACCGCCGACGTCCCGGCCGCTCTGGCCGAGGCGCTGCACGCGCACACGGCGGGCATCCCGTTCGTCCTGGAGGAGGTCGTGCGGGCGCTGCCCGAAGGCGCGGGGACGACGGGGCGGCTGGCGGAGCTGGGGGTCCCGACGCGGCTGCACGAGGCGATGGCGGACCGGATGGCGCTGCTCTCCCCGGTGGCGGCCGCCTGCGTCCGGGCGTCCGCGACGCTGCGGGTGCCCGCCGGTGAGGAGCTGATCGCGGCGGTTGCCGGGGCCGGTCCGGCCGAGGCGGGGACGGCGCTGCGGGACGCGCTGGGGGCGGGCGTCCTGCACGAACTGGGCCCGGACCGCTACGGGTTCCGGCACACGCTGGCGCAGCAGGCCGTCTACCACAGCGTGCCCGGACCGGCCCGGCGCGCCCTGCACCGGCGGGCGGTGCGCGCCCTGGAGTCGGCCGAGCCGCGCCCCCTCGTCCAACTGGCCTACCACGCACGGGAGTCCGGACAGCCCGACCTGTGGCGGCGGTACGGGGAGGCGGCGGCGGAGACCGCCCAGCGGATGGGCGACCTCGCGCTCGCGGTGGAGCTGCTGGAAGGGCTCCTCTCCGACGAGCACCTCGCCGCGCTGGAGCGGGCGCGGCTGGCCACCCGGCTCAGCCGGGTGGCGGTGAACACCGTCTCGCACCGGCGGGCCGCCGCGCTGCTGCGCCGGATCGTGCACGACGACCGGCTGCCGGACGGGCTGCGCGGCGAGATCCGGCTCAACCTGGGGCTGCTGCTGCACAACCAGGGGGGCGAGTACGAGCAGGGCCGGGCGGACACCGAGGTCGCGGTGGAGGAGCTGCGGGAGCGGCCGTCGCTCGCGGCGCGGGGCATGGCGGCCCTGGCGCTGCCCAGTTGGAGCGGGCAGCCGTACCGGGTGTACGAGCGGTGGATCGAGCGGGCCGAGGAGCTGCTCGGGGCCGACGCGGAGGGCTGGCTGCGCGCCGCCGTGCGCGGCAACCACCTGGCGCTGCGCGTCAGCCGGGGCGATCCGGCGGTGTGGCCGGAGGCGGAGGAGCTGCTGCGCAGCGCGGGGCAGGGTGACGCGCAGCAGCGCGTGCACGTGGCCCGCACCTGCGGGAACCTCGCCGACTACGCCGCCTGGCTCGGCCTGGACGGTCCGGCCCAACGCTTCCGCCGGGAGGCCGAGCGGCTGGCCACGGAGTACGGGGCCACGTTCGTGGAGGGCATCGCGGTGGGCACCGGGCTGCGGCTGGACTGGTACGGCGGGCGCTGGGAGGGGCTGACGGAACGGGCGCGGCGGGTCCTGGAGGGACACCTGGGGGTGGCGGCGGTCGCCGCCGACGCCCAGCTGGTGCTCGGGCAGCTCGCGCTGGCCCGTGGTGAGTGGGAGGAGGCGACGGCACGGCTGGACGCCGCCGGGGTCGCCGACCCGGACAACGCGCCCGCGCCCGTCCTCGCGTCGGCCTCCGGCGCCGCCGTGCGGCTGCTGGCGGCCCGGGGCGGGCTCAACGCCGCCTGCGCCACGGCGGACCGGGCGCTGGCCCGGCTGCGGCGCAAGGACATCTGGGCGTGGGGCGCGGAGTTGGTGCCGATGGCCGTGACGGCGTACGCGCGCGCCGGACGCCTGGACGAGGCGGAGTCCGTGACGTGCGAGTTCGCGGCGGGCGTCGCGGAGCGGGAGGCTCCGGCGGGGCACGCGGCGGTCCACGTGTGCCGGGGTGTGCTGGCGACGGCGGCACGGCGGCACGGGTCCGCCGCCCTGGCGTTCGAGGAGGCGCGGGCCGCCTACGCCGCGCTGCCCCGGCCCTACCCGGCCGCCCGCGCGGCCGAGGCGGCGGCCCGGGCAGCGCTGGCCCCCGGCGTCCCGGACGGCCGGGACCCGGCGGAGGCGGCGCGGCGGCTGGGCGCCGTCGCGGAGGAGTTCACCGCCCTCGGCGCGACGCGGGACGCCGCCCGCTGCCGGCGCGTGCTGCGGGGCACGGGCGTGGTCACGCCGTCGCGGCGCGGCCGACGCGGGTACGGGGACGCGCTCTCGCCGCGCGAGCGGGAGGTGGCCCGGCTGGTGGCCCTCGGCCACACCAACCGGGAGATCGCCGAGGTGCTGTTCCTCTCGCCGCGCACCATCGAGCAGCACGTCGCGAAGGTGCTGCGCAAGCTCGGCGTCGCCTCCCGCGCGGAGGTCCCGGCCGAGGACTGAGCGCGCAGCGGTCGGGCGCCTCGACGAATACGTAGGCGCTACCTACCCATGTCCGGATTGTTTGCGCACCGCGCGCGGCGGAGGGTGAGGCCCGCCCGGTCCCGGTGTCTCCGCCGGGCCCGGCCCCACCCCCATGGACAGGAGCAGTGGTATGCGCACAAGGAGAAGTCAGCTCGGCGCGCTGTGCGTCGGAGCGGCCACGGCGACGGTGATGGCGCTCGCCGGACCCGTGGCGGCGGCCCCGGCGGGCCAGGCCCCCGCCGAGGGTCCGATACGAAACGCCGAGGCGGCGGGCGTCGTCAAGGGCCAGTACATCGTGGCGCTGGAGGGTGACGCCTCCGTGCGGGCGGGTGCCCGGGCCTCGGTGAGGTCGGAGGCGACGGCGCTGGCCGAGGAACACGGCGCCACGGTCAAGCAGGTGTACTCCTCCGCCTTCCGCGGTTTCTCGATCTCCGCGACGGAGGCCGGGGCCAGGGCGCTGGCCGCCGCTCCGGGGGTGCGCTACGTGGAGGCGGACGGCGTCGCGCGCGCCGTCGGCGAGCAGCCGAACCCGCCGTCGTGGGGTCTGGACCGCATCGACGGCTCCATGGACGACTCCTACGCGTACCCCGCCACGGGCGCGGGTGTCACCGCCTACGTCATCGACAGCGGCGTGGACACGAGCCACCCGGGCTTCCAGGGGCGGGCCACCAGCGGGTACGACTTCATCGACAACGACCGCAACGCCGCCGACTGCAACGGCCACGGCACGCACGTCGCGGGCACCGTGGGCAGCCGGGACCACGGCGTCGCCAAGGACGCCGACCTCGTCGCCGTGCGGGTGCTGAACTGCCAGGGCTCGGGCCAGTGGTCGCAGATCATCGCGGGCATCGACTGGGTCGCGGACAACGCCGACGGCCCGTCCGTGGCGAACCTCTCGCTCGGCGGCGGCGCCAACTCCTCGGTGGACCAGGCCGTCCAGGGCCTCATCGACGCCGGGGTCACGACCGCCATCGCGGCGGGCAACAGCAACGCGGACGCGTGCGGCACCAGCCCGGCCCGGGTCGCGGCGGGCATCACGCTCGGCTCGACCGACCGGGGCGACGGCCGGTCCAGCTTCTCCAACTACGGCCGCTGCCTGGACCTTTTCGCACCCGGCCGGGACATCGTCTCCACTCGCAACGGGGGCGGCACCCAGTCGATGAGCGGGACGTCGATGGCGACCCCGCACACGGCCGGTGCCGCCGCCCTGTACCTGGAGGGGAACCCGGGCGCGTCTCCGCGTGAGGTGCGGGACGCGATCGTGGGTGCGGCCGAGCAGGGTGTGGTGGGCAACCCGGGTGGTGGTTCGCCGAACCTGCTGCTGGACGTGTCGGGCCTGGGCGGTGCTCCGGAGCCGGGTGAGCCCAGCGCGGAGTTCACCGCCCAGTGCTCGGAGTCCGAGCCGAGCTGTGCGTTCGACGCCTCCGGGTCCTCCGACCCGGACGGTGACATCGCCTCCTACGCGTGGGACTTCGGCGACGGGGAGTCGGGCAGCGGGGTGAACCCCTCGCACACCTACGCGGCGGCCGGGAGCTACGAGGTGACGCTGACCGTCACCGACACCGACGGCAACCGCGACACCGCCACCCGCACCGTGCGCGCCGGGCGGCCCCCGGCCGGTGAGGAGCCCACCGCCTCCTTCACCGCCTTCTGCATGCAGGACGTCTGCGACTTCGACGCCTCCGGCTCCACCGACCCCGACGGTGACATCGCCTCCTACGCCTGGGACTTCGGCGACGGCACCAGCGGCACCGGGGCCACCGTCTCCCACCGCTACCCCGCCGCCCAGCAGAACTACACCGTCCGCCTCACCGTCACCGACACCGCCGGTCAGACCGACACCGCCACCCGCACCCTCCAGTGCTGGAACTTCGGCACCAGCGCCTTCTGCTTCCCCCAGTAAGTCCGGGGGGAGAACCGTCGCAGCCCTGACGTGACGAAGGGGGCGTGCCGGTCCGGGACCGTCCGGACCGGCACGCCCCTCGTCGTCGTCGACCGGGGGTCGCCCGGGGCGTCATTCCGCCGAGGTCAGGTACTCCTCCACGCCGGGCGGCTGCGTGGCGTCCTCGACGGGCGCGGTGCCGCCGACGGAGTCCTGGGCGGGCCGGATGATGTAGGACTGCTTGCTGGACGGGCTGCCCGGGTCGGAGAAGTCCTGCGGGGAGCCGAGGCCGACGTCGACCTGGTCGCGGGAGCGGTGCGCCTCGACCAGCCCTTCGCGGGTGAGGTCCTTGGCGTCACAGGCCGCCTTCAGGCTCTCGCCCATGAGGACGGCGGCGTTGAAGCCGGAGAGCACCCCGGAGTCGACGAGGTCGCCGGGGTACGCCTCCTGGTAGTCGGCCACCATCTGCCTCACCTCCGGGAGTTCGGAGCTGACGGACGGGATGGCCGTCACGATGTGGAGCATGGCCTCCAGCGCCGGGGCGGCCGGGGTGTCCAGCAGTTGCGGCGCGAAGCCGGGGGCGCTGGTGACGACGGGCACCTCGAAGCCCGAGGCCGCCGCCACGCCCACGAGCGAGGCGGTCTGCGCGGGCCCGGCGCTGATGAGCATGGCGTCGACGTC contains the following coding sequences:
- a CDS encoding ATP-binding protein — encoded protein: MPDAVLRRAETPVLVGRTGELHALLDALTHPPAVVLVEGEAGIGKTRLVREALGHVSVRGRTVLTGGCHPLREPFPYGPVFELLRRLEGRLPAELNPVCGALRPYLPELAEGLPPAPEPLADQRVDQHRLFRAVRALLEDVGGGVIVVEDLHWADEGTRDLVRFLVDDPPEGLSTVLSYRREELPGTGLPLGRAYRQPPGTTAVLVPLGPLDVTGVRSMTAALTGTADVPAALAEALHAHTAGIPFVLEEVVRALPEGAGTTGRLAELGVPTRLHEAMADRMALLSPVAAACVRASATLRVPAGEELIAAVAGAGPAEAGTALRDALGAGVLHELGPDRYGFRHTLAQQAVYHSVPGPARRALHRRAVRALESAEPRPLVQLAYHARESGQPDLWRRYGEAAAETAQRMGDLALAVELLEGLLSDEHLAALERARLATRLSRVAVNTVSHRRAAALLRRIVHDDRLPDGLRGEIRLNLGLLLHNQGGEYEQGRADTEVAVEELRERPSLAARGMAALALPSWSGQPYRVYERWIERAEELLGADAEGWLRAAVRGNHLALRVSRGDPAVWPEAEELLRSAGQGDAQQRVHVARTCGNLADYAAWLGLDGPAQRFRREAERLATEYGATFVEGIAVGTGLRLDWYGGRWEGLTERARRVLEGHLGVAAVAADAQLVLGQLALARGEWEEATARLDAAGVADPDNAPAPVLASASGAAVRLLAARGGLNAACATADRALARLRRKDIWAWGAELVPMAVTAYARAGRLDEAESVTCEFAAGVAEREAPAGHAAVHVCRGVLATAARRHGSAALAFEEARAAYAALPRPYPAARAAEAAARAALAPGVPDGRDPAEAARRLGAVAEEFTALGATRDAARCRRVLRGTGVVTPSRRGRRGYGDALSPREREVARLVALGHTNREIAEVLFLSPRTIEQHVAKVLRKLGVASRAEVPAED
- a CDS encoding S8 family serine peptidase yields the protein MRTRRSQLGALCVGAATATVMALAGPVAAAPAGQAPAEGPIRNAEAAGVVKGQYIVALEGDASVRAGARASVRSEATALAEEHGATVKQVYSSAFRGFSISATEAGARALAAAPGVRYVEADGVARAVGEQPNPPSWGLDRIDGSMDDSYAYPATGAGVTAYVIDSGVDTSHPGFQGRATSGYDFIDNDRNAADCNGHGTHVAGTVGSRDHGVAKDADLVAVRVLNCQGSGQWSQIIAGIDWVADNADGPSVANLSLGGGANSSVDQAVQGLIDAGVTTAIAAGNSNADACGTSPARVAAGITLGSTDRGDGRSSFSNYGRCLDLFAPGRDIVSTRNGGGTQSMSGTSMATPHTAGAAALYLEGNPGASPREVRDAIVGAAEQGVVGNPGGGSPNLLLDVSGLGGAPEPGEPSAEFTAQCSESEPSCAFDASGSSDPDGDIASYAWDFGDGESGSGVNPSHTYAAAGSYEVTLTVTDTDGNRDTATRTVRAGRPPAGEEPTASFTAFCMQDVCDFDASGSTDPDGDIASYAWDFGDGTSGTGATVSHRYPAAQQNYTVRLTVTDTAGQTDTATRTLQCWNFGTSAFCFPQ